A single window of Sparus aurata chromosome 22, fSpaAur1.1, whole genome shotgun sequence DNA harbors:
- the brf1b gene encoding transcription factor IIIB 90 kDa subunit — translation MSSRVCRTCGGSDIDVDQARGSAVCTGCGSVLEDNIIVSEVQFVEGSGGVSSAVGQFVSADGPVKAPLLGSGFHTSVGKESRAQTLQGGKRQIQQLGSQLQLNQHCLDTAFNFFKMVVSKHLTRGRKTEHVIAACLYLVCRTEGTPHMLLDLSDLLQVNVYILGKTFLLLARELCINAPAIDPCLYIPRFAHMLEFGVKTHEVSMTALRLVQRMKRDWMHTGRRPSGLCGAALLVAARMHKFRRTVKDVISVVKVCQTTLRKRLTEFEDTPTSQLTIDEFMRVDLEQECDPPSFIAGQHKAKMQQLEQELARKLDDVEGEISCYKDEIETELEKSRPKLRGIYAAYTKEIDPEDAEVLSLTSDPEEPEVEDKELRVATQQLTQDFLCQVIQEEEGRGKKKDDSNKEPGSEKDVEGSQRQATPLAVILGKLPTATSLGLQPTCDESETREKQDDEQSEGGELDLDGIDDQEIDKYILNEREVEVKTELWMKQNAEYLKEQKEKEERIKKEKEQGTYKEKPKKSKKKKEQIEASTAGEAIERMLEKKKISSKINYEVLRDLNSRGTGSGGGSSPSRASSDPPDVNTATRKRLSRRRRKKSSDTNRDLAANASIMGKRVRLLISSTPKKRKPAVQAEHSVTMTTESATETTTTTEAAAEVTPDPEPDSSSTPAAPPTVLEEEEDEEDEAEEECVSALQLVGDYGCEEEEVF, via the exons ATGAGCTCCAGGGTGTGCCGGACCTGTGGGGGGTCAGATATAGACGTGGACCAGGCCCGGGGCAGCGCGGTGTGTACCGGCTGTGGTTCTGTTCTCGAGGACAACATCATCGTCTCTGAGGTCCAGTTTGTGGAGGGAAGTGGAGGAGTTTCATCTGCTGTGGGACAGTTCGTCTCTGCTGACG GTCCAGTTAAAGCTCCTCTTCTTGGTTCTGGTTTTcacaccagtgttgggaaagagtccagaGCCCAAACCCTGCAGGGTG gtaagCGTCAGATCCAGCAGCTGGGCAGTCAGCTGCAGTTGAACCAGCACTGTTTGGACACGGCCTTCAACTTCTTCAAGATGGTCGTCAGTAAACATCTGACACGAGGACGCAAGACGGAGCACGTCATCGCCGCCTGCCTCTACCTTGTGTGTCGCACTGAGGGGACGCCAC ACATGTTGCTGGACCTGAGTGACCTGCTGCAG GTGAACGTTTACATCCTGGGGAAAACCTTCCTGCTGCTGGCTCGTGAGCTCTGCATCAACGCACCTGCCATCG atcCTTGCCTGTACATCCCTCGGTTCGCTCATATGTTGGAGTTCGGGGTGAAGACTCATGAGGTTTCCATGACGGCTCTTCGTCTTGTgcagaggatgaagagggaCTGGATGCACACGGGACGCCGACcctctggactctgtggagcaG ctcTCCTGGTGGCCGCTCGGATGCATAAGTTTCGTCGCACGGTGAAGGATGTAATCAGTGTGGTCAAAGTCTGCCAGACGACCCTGAGGAAGAG ATTAACAGAGTTTGAGGACACGCCCACCAGTCAGCTGACTATTGATGAGTTCATGAGAGTAGATCTGGAGCAGGAATGTGATCCACCCTCCTTCATCGCGGGACAGCACAAAGCAAAAATGCAGCAG ctggAACAGGAGCTCGCCAGGAAGCTGGATGATGTCGAAG GAGAGATCAGCTGCTACAAGGACGAGATTGAGACCGAGCTGGAGAAGAGCCGACCCAAACTGAGGGGAATCTACGCCGCCTACACCAAAGAAATCG ACCCAGAGGACGCAGAGGTTTTGtccttgacctctgaccccgaGGAGCCAGAAGTTGAAGACAAAGAGCTCAGAGTTGCCactcaacagctgactcaggaCTTCCTGTGTCAGGTGATCCAGGAGGAAGAGGGGCGGGGCAAGAAAAAAGACGACAGCAATAAAGAGCCAGGGTCAGAGAAGGACGTGGAAGGCTCTCAGCGTCAGGCCACCCCTCTAGCTGTCATCCTGGGAAAGCTGCCCACCGCCACCAGCCTCGGCCTCCAACCGACCTGTGATGAGTCGGAGACGCGCGAGAAGCAAGATG ATGAGCAGTCGGAGGGCGGAGAGCTTGACCTGGACGGTATCGATGATCAGGAGATTGATAAG TACATCCTGAAtgagagggaggtggaggtgaagacGGAGCTGTGGATGAAACAGAATGCAGAATACCTGAAAGAGCAGAAAG agaaagaggagaggataaagaaagagaaagaacagGGGACGTATAAAGAGAAG CCGAAGAagtcgaagaagaagaaggagcagatCGAGGCGTCGACGGCGGGCGAGGCCATCGAGAGGAtgttggagaagaagaagatctcCAGTAAGATTAACTACGAAGTCCTCAGAGACCTGAACAGCAGAGGGACAGGAAGTGGGGGGGGCAGCAGTCCCAGCAGAGCCTCCTCCGACCCCCCCGACGTCAACACTGCCACCCGCAAACGACtcagccgccgccgccgcaaGAAGAGCAGCGACACCAACCGAGACCTCGCAGCCAATGCCAGCATCATGGGGAAGAG GGTCCGCCTCCTGATATCCTCCACACCCAAGAAGAGGAAACCTGCTGTCCAG GCAGAACACTctgtcaccatgacaacagaatcagcaacagaaacaacaacaacaacagaggctGCCGCTGAGGTGACCCCTGACCCTGAACCAGACAGCAGCTCCACCCCCGCTGCTCCTCCCACTgtgctggaagaggaggaggacgaggaagacgaggcagaggaggagtGTGTCAGCGCCCTGCAGCTAGTAGGAG ATTAcggctgtgaggaggaggaagtcttCTAG